A region of the Nocardia asteroides genome:
TGAACACGTATCCGCGGCTGCGTCCGGCTCGCAGCATTCCCGAAGCACTGGGATGCGCACCGCGACGCGCGAGCACCACATTCGCCAGGGTGTACAGCACTGCCCCCGTCACAGCGCCCGCGGCGGTCGCGGCCATCCCGCCGCGTTCGTGGGCTTCGGCGATCAACTCGAACGACACCGCCGACAACAGCACGCCGCTGCCGAAAGCCATGACACCGGCCACCACTCGTGCCGGGATCCGCTTCGAAAGGCCCGCCAGCGCTCCGATCAGCAACGCTGATCCCGCCAGCAGCCCCCAGCCACCCGCGACCAATACTCCAGGCACTCTTCATCCCTCATCCACACACGGTGACAACCGAAACCACGCTCACTACGAGCTATCCGACCGCCCCGATCCCAAACGTCCACGCTCGCAACCGGGACGATCCTCACTCGTGCGCGTGGCGACCCGGGCTGCCCCGCCCGTGTCGGCGACGTGGCAGATCAGTGGCACGACCATCCGCCGCTGCCTGTTTGGCCGTTCGAACCGGGGGTACGGTCCGATCACATTCGTTCGCATCGTCGGCGCGCGCGCCGGACAGTTGGCAGAAGGGAGCGACCACGACCATGGATACCCATGTACCGACTGTCGGTGTCGAAGAGGAATTCCTGCTGACCGATCCGGAAACAGGCGCCCCGACGCCCAAGAACACCCAGGTCGCCGAAGCGGCGAAGAAGGCGGACATCGACCTGCAACTGGAACTGACCAGCTGTCAGGTGGAGACCAGTAGCGGTGTCCACTCCGATATCGGCGACCTACTCACGGAGTTGCGCACGCTGCGCAGGACCGTTGCCGAATGCGCGGCCGACAACGACGCTCGACTGCTCGCCGTCGCGGTGCCCCCGACGGTGCCCGAGGAGTTCCCGGTCACCGACACGCCTCGATACCGGCGGATCGCCGACACCTTCGGCATGATCGCCCATGAGCAAGGATTGTGCGGCTGTCACGTGCATGTGGGTGTCCCCGACCGGGACACCGCGATCCTCGTCGGCAATTACGTGCGCCCGTGGTTGCCGGTGTTCCTGGCGTTGACCGCCAACTCCGCGATCTACCGTGGCAGCGAGACCGGGTACGCGAGTTGGCGCAGCATATTGTGGCGGCGCTGGCCGAGCGCGGGACCACCTCCGTACTTCGCTTCCGTCGACGACTACGACTCGATCGTGGCGATGATGCGGGCCAGCGGCAGCATCCTGGACAACAAGATGGTGTACTGGGACATCCGGCCCTCGGAATCGTTCCCCACGGTGGAGATTCGCGTCAGCGACGTCCCCGCCACCGCGGAGGAAGCCGCACTCCTCGCCGCGCTGATCAGGGCTACCGTCGCCACGGGCTTGCGATCGATCGAACGGGGTGAGCCCGCCCCGCCCATCCCGGCCGAAGTACTTCGCGCCGCCTACTGGAACGCCGCGCGGTCGGGGCTGGACGGCGGCGGACTCGACCCGCTCGAAGGCCGGGTAGTCCCCCACCGCGACTTGCTGGACAAACTCGTCGGTCACATCGAGCCCGCGCTCCGGGAGTCCGGTGACCACGCCTTCGTCGCGCGGGCGATCGTGGCTCTGGACGCGCGTGGCAACGGCGCCCGGCGTCAGATCCGAGCCAGGCGCGCCCGCCACGAAATCGCGGACGTGGTCGCGGAACTGGCACACGCGACCCTCGAGGGATGCGCTTGAGCAGCCCGTCCCAGCTCGACGGTCATCGGCGGACAGCTGATCGCGGATCCGGCCGGCGCTCGAATGGTGCCGGTGTCATCGAACCGCACCTTCGCGGCGCACTCGTCGACGCCGACCGGCCCGTGCTCGTCCTCTCCCCTGGCGCCGCCGCCCGGCGAGGGAGCGCGATATCGTCGGAGCATGCAGTCCCGGCCGCTGACTCTGATCCAGGACGACCTCGTCGACTACGACAAGGCCATGGAGCGCATGACCGAACTGGTTGAGGAGCGCCACAGCGGCGCGCGGCCGGATACGCTGTGGCTACTGAGTCATCCGCCGGTCTACACCATCGGTCGCCGGACGCCACGAGAACACCTGCCGGACCCGGCCCACCACATCCCGGTAGTGCAGACCACTCGCGGGGGCCAGCTCACCTACCACGGACCCGGTCAGCTGGTCGGCTATCTCATCGTCCGGCTCGGCGCAGGCGAAGGGGTGGTCGACTACATCCGCGAGGTCGAGTTCCGCCTGATCGAGGCACTCGGCCGCCTCGGTGTTCCCGCCGAACGCCGCGACACCCCACCCGGCTCCGAACTGCTCACCGGCGTGTGGACCAAGCAGACCGACCGCAAGATCGTCTCCATCGGCATGCGCCAGAGCCGTGGTATCACCAGCCACGGCTTCGCACTCAATGTGGACGGTGATCTCGACCCCTGGCGCTGGGCTGTGGCCTGCGGACTCCCCGACGTCGACATGACCTCCGTGGCGCGCGAATCCGGGACAACGACCATGGAGCAAGTGCGCCGGACCGTCGCCACCGCCTTCGAAGCGAGCTGACCGCAGAGTTCGCGAACGATTCACCGAC
Encoded here:
- a CDS encoding glutamate--cysteine ligase, translating into MDTHVPTVGVEEEFLLTDPETGAPTPKNTQVAEAAKKADIDLQLELTSCQVETSSGVHSDIGDLLTELRTLRRTVAECAADNDARLLAVAVPPTVPEEFPVTDTPRYRRIADTFGMIAHEQGLCGCHVHVGVPDRDTAILVGNYVRPWLPVFLALTANSAIYRGSETGYASWRSILWRRWPSAGPPPYFASVDDYDSIVAMMRASGSILDNKMVYWDIRPSESFPTVEIRVSDVPATAEEAALLAALIRATVATGLRSIERGEPAPPIPAEVLRAAYWNAARSGLDGGGLDPLEGRVVPHRDLLDKLVGHIEPALRESGDHAFVARAIVALDARGNGARRQIRARRARHEIADVVAELAHATLEGCA
- the lipB gene encoding lipoyl(octanoyl) transferase LipB gives rise to the protein MTLIQDDLVDYDKAMERMTELVEERHSGARPDTLWLLSHPPVYTIGRRTPREHLPDPAHHIPVVQTTRGGQLTYHGPGQLVGYLIVRLGAGEGVVDYIREVEFRLIEALGRLGVPAERRDTPPGSELLTGVWTKQTDRKIVSIGMRQSRGITSHGFALNVDGDLDPWRWAVACGLPDVDMTSVARESGTTTMEQVRRTVATAFEAS